Genomic segment of Streptomyces alboniger:
GCAGATCATCAGCTCCTCGGCGATGAGCAGCTCGATGATCTCCTCGCTGTAGGCGGGGAGGAGTTCGGGCCACTCGGGGATGCCCTCGGGCCGGGGGAAGGTGTCGTGGTAGCGGAAGAGCAGCGACTGGAGGTAGTTGAGCCCGCCGCCGACGGCGATCTCGACGGCCTCGGCGTGCGTGGGCGCGCAGATGGCCGTGGACGTCACCATGACGTTGTCGTTGACGAAGTCCCCGATGGCCTCCGCCTCCTTGACGGCGTTCTTGTAGGACTCGACGACCCACTCCATGTCGGAGACCTTCTGCACACTGAAACCGAGGACGCCGAGGCCCTTCTTGCCGGCCATGGCGTACGAGGACGGGGACCCGGCGGCGTACCACATGGCGGGGTGCGACGCCCCGTACGGCTTGGGCAGGATCTTGCGCGGCGGCAGGGACCAGTGCTTGCCCTGGAAGCCGGTGTACTCGTCCTGGAGCCACATCTTGGGGAACTCGGAGATGGTCTCCTCCCATATCTCCTTGGTGTGGTTCATGTCGGTGATGCCCGGCATGAAGCCGAGGATCTCGTGCGAACCGGCGCCGCGTCCGGTCCCGAACTCGAAGCGGCCCTCGGAGAGGTGGTCGAGCATGGCGGCCTTCTCGGCGACCTTCACGGGGTGGTTGACGGGCGCGAGCGGGTTGAAGATGCCCGATCCCAGGTGGATGCGGTCGGTGGCGTGGGCGAGGTATCCGAGGTAGACGTCGTTGGCGGAGAGGTGCGAGTACTCCTCCAGGAAGTGGTGTTCGGACGCCCAGGCGTACTTGAAGCCGGACTTGTCCGCCTGGATGACGTACTCGGTCTCCTCGATGAGCGCCTTGTGCT
This window contains:
- a CDS encoding LLM class flavin-dependent oxidoreductase, whose translation is MEFGLFVQGYVPAARAEVDPEAEHKALIEETEYVIQADKSGFKYAWASEHHFLEEYSHLSANDVYLGYLAHATDRIHLGSGIFNPLAPVNHPVKVAEKAAMLDHLSEGRFEFGTGRGAGSHEILGFMPGITDMNHTKEIWEETISEFPKMWLQDEYTGFQGKHWSLPPRKILPKPYGASHPAMWYAAGSPSSYAMAGKKGLGVLGFSVQKVSDMEWVVESYKNAVKEAEAIGDFVNDNVMVTSTAICAPTHAEAVEIAVGGGLNYLQSLLFRYHDTFPRPEGIPEWPELLPAYSEEIIELLIAEELMICGDPDEVFRQCKRWEQAGADQLSFGLPIGISPEDTKNTIKLIGEHVIPKIDTDPVHRTSRFRAAASSS